A genomic segment from Bradyrhizobium sp. CB1015 encodes:
- the dnaG gene encoding DNA primase has protein sequence MRFTPQFLDELRARLSVSEVVGKRVKLKKAGREWKGLSPFQQEKTPSFYVNDQKGFYHDFSSGKHGDIITFVMETDGLPFAEAVERLANMAGLPLPAGTPNAAREEQRRRSLYDVMDLAAKFFAETLASRVGAKARGYLADRAISPATQLQFRLGYAPPPPDRFALKEHLGKLGVSVEDMIETGLLVAGNDIPVPYDRFRDRVMFPITDLRGRVIAFGGRALEKDVPAKYLNSPETPLFHKGDNLYNHQTARKATHDGNPLIVVEGYVDVIAMVTAGFAGSVAPLGTALTESQLALLWKMADEPILCFDGDRAGQKAAYRAADLALPFLAPGKSLRFALLPEGQDPDDLVRSGGRGAIEEVIAAARPLADMIWSRELEGGNFATPERRAALEARIKDLTNGIRDEVVRRYYRDDFVERLQRTFAPEGGRGFGGRGNFRPGGGRPFQPRGGANRFGGQGFGGRRGAPGPAPLPSGPYQAASPQLAASPILRGQRSAISRREALILQSLINHPWLLHEHLEEVAALELAHSEAHKLRAGIIAAFANDHHHSPDPGEQAEKMRGDLEKGGFSQTLQRVENVITTQAVWAAREGAARDDVLATWHQLVALHRQWHSLLRELKDAELALGEDPSEANLAWLRDVKARMGEVDGTEALIEGFGELSGRLQKSM, from the coding sequence ATGCGCTTCACACCCCAGTTCCTCGACGAGCTTCGTGCCCGGCTTTCGGTCTCCGAGGTCGTGGGCAAGCGCGTCAAGCTGAAGAAGGCGGGTCGCGAGTGGAAGGGGCTGTCGCCGTTCCAGCAGGAGAAGACGCCGTCCTTCTACGTCAACGACCAGAAGGGATTTTATCACGACTTCTCCTCGGGCAAGCACGGCGACATCATCACCTTCGTGATGGAGACCGACGGCCTGCCGTTCGCCGAGGCGGTGGAGCGGCTTGCCAACATGGCGGGCCTGCCGCTGCCGGCGGGGACGCCCAACGCGGCGCGCGAGGAGCAGCGGCGGCGCTCGCTGTATGACGTGATGGATCTCGCGGCGAAATTCTTCGCCGAGACGCTGGCCTCGCGCGTGGGTGCGAAAGCACGCGGCTATCTCGCCGACCGCGCCATTTCGCCGGCGACGCAATTGCAGTTCCGCCTCGGCTATGCGCCGCCGCCGCCCGATCGCTTCGCGCTGAAGGAGCATCTCGGCAAGCTCGGTGTCTCCGTCGAGGACATGATCGAGACCGGACTGCTCGTGGCCGGCAACGACATTCCCGTGCCTTACGACCGCTTCCGCGATCGCGTGATGTTTCCGATCACGGATCTGCGCGGCCGCGTCATCGCCTTCGGCGGGCGCGCGCTGGAGAAGGACGTGCCGGCAAAATACCTGAATTCGCCGGAGACGCCGCTCTTCCACAAGGGCGACAATCTCTACAACCACCAGACCGCGCGCAAAGCCACCCATGACGGCAACCCGCTGATCGTGGTCGAAGGCTATGTCGACGTCATCGCCATGGTCACCGCGGGCTTTGCCGGCAGCGTCGCGCCGCTCGGCACCGCGCTCACCGAGAGCCAGCTCGCGCTGCTCTGGAAGATGGCGGACGAGCCGATCCTCTGCTTCGACGGCGACCGCGCCGGACAGAAGGCGGCGTATCGTGCTGCGGACCTCGCCTTGCCATTCCTCGCGCCCGGCAAGAGTCTTCGCTTTGCGCTGCTGCCGGAAGGGCAGGACCCTGACGATCTCGTGCGCTCCGGCGGGCGCGGCGCGATCGAGGAGGTGATCGCCGCCGCCCGTCCGCTCGCCGACATGATCTGGTCGCGCGAGCTCGAAGGCGGTAATTTCGCCACGCCGGAGCGGCGCGCCGCGCTGGAGGCCCGCATCAAGGACCTCACGAACGGCATCCGCGACGAGGTGGTGCGGCGTTATTATCGCGACGACTTCGTCGAGCGGCTGCAGCGCACCTTCGCGCCGGAAGGCGGGCGGGGCTTTGGCGGCCGTGGCAATTTCCGCCCCGGTGGCGGCCGGCCGTTCCAGCCGCGGGGCGGGGCGAATCGATTCGGCGGACAAGGGTTCGGCGGCCGCCGCGGCGCCCCGGGTCCGGCCCCGCTGCCGTCCGGCCCCTACCAGGCGGCGAGCCCCCAGTTGGCGGCAAGCCCGATCCTGCGGGGCCAGCGCAGCGCCATCTCCCGCCGGGAGGCCCTGATCCTGCAAAGCCTGATCAACCACCCCTGGCTGCTGCACGAGCATTTGGAGGAGGTCGCCGCCCTGGAGCTGGCCCATTCCGAGGCCCATAAGCTCCGGGCGGGCATCATTGCCGCCTTCGCCAACGACCATCACCATTCGCCGGACCCCGGCGAGCAGGCCGAAAAAATGCGGGGGGACCTCGAAAAAGGTGGATTTTCTCAAACTCTTCAAAGGGTTGAGAACGTCATCACGACCCAGGCGGTGTGGGCCGCCCGCGAGGGCGCGGCCCGGGACGACGTTCTTGCCACCTGGCACCAGCTGGTTGCCTTGCATCGGCAATGGCATTCACTACTTAGAGAGCTGAAAGACGCCGAGCTGGCCTTGGGGGAGGATCCCAGCGAGGCCAATTTGGCGTGGCTGCGTGACGTCAAGGCTCGGATGGGGGAAGTCGACGGTACCGAGGCCCTGATCGAGGGTTTTGGCGAGCTGTCGGGCCGGCTCCAGAAGAGCATGTGA
- a CDS encoding SRPBCC family protein, which translates to MNLDQFKPLTVYTTYIASTPEKVWEALTSAAFSRKYFSGFAVEMEPKLGGSFIVRTPDGSEHIRGEVFEYDPPKRLTVSWNVNWPGLVEKLGTTIVTYEIETAGEAVRLTMSERHDRELSDDILSGGRAGWPAILSGLKSLLETGKAPHIEMSPPVRLLEALKAMGIKTP; encoded by the coding sequence ATGAACCTCGATCAGTTCAAGCCGCTGACCGTCTACACCACCTACATCGCCTCGACGCCGGAGAAGGTGTGGGAGGCGCTGACGTCCGCCGCGTTCAGCCGGAAATATTTCTCCGGCTTTGCGGTGGAGATGGAGCCGAAGCTCGGCGGCAGTTTCATCGTGCGCACACCCGACGGCTCCGAGCACATCCGCGGCGAAGTGTTCGAATATGATCCACCGAAGAGGCTCACGGTGAGCTGGAACGTCAATTGGCCGGGGCTCGTGGAGAAGCTCGGCACCACCATTGTCACCTACGAGATCGAGACAGCCGGCGAAGCCGTCCGCCTCACCATGAGCGAACGTCACGACCGCGAGCTCAGCGACGACATCCTTTCCGGCGGCCGCGCCGGCTGGCCCGCGATCCTCTCCGGACTGAAGAGCCTGCTGGAGACCGGCAAGGCGCCGCATATCGAGATGTCCCCGCCGGTGCGGTTGCTGGAAGCGCTGAAGGCGATGGGGATCAAGACGCCTTAA
- a CDS encoding SRPBCC family protein, producing the protein MSKPEFVYVTYIETTPEKLWQALTSSEFTRQYWFGAEVRSDWTVGSPFALTLDGEVTDSGEILESDPPRRLSYSFKHHKFEELRDEPVSRVVFTLEPFGSLVRLTVLHDGFVEGGKYLGAISNGWPAILSGLKSLLERGQVLSIPRTALNKGFDAK; encoded by the coding sequence ATGAGTAAGCCGGAGTTCGTCTACGTGACCTACATCGAGACCACGCCCGAGAAGCTGTGGCAGGCGCTGACGTCGAGCGAGTTCACCAGGCAATATTGGTTCGGCGCCGAGGTCAGGTCGGACTGGACGGTCGGCTCTCCCTTCGCGCTCACGCTCGACGGCGAGGTCACCGATTCCGGCGAGATCCTGGAATCCGATCCGCCGCGACGCCTGTCCTACAGCTTCAAGCACCATAAGTTCGAAGAGCTGCGCGACGAGCCGGTCTCACGCGTCGTCTTCACGCTCGAACCGTTCGGCTCGCTCGTGCGTTTGACGGTACTGCACGACGGTTTCGTCGAGGGCGGCAAATATCTCGGCGCCATCTCCAACGGCTGGCCGGCGATCCTGTCCGGACTGAAGAGCCTGCTGGAGAGAGGCCAGGTCCTTTCCATCCCGCGCACGGCGCTCAACAAGGGATTCGACGCAAAATGA
- a CDS encoding gamma-glutamylcyclotransferase, translated as MSSDRLFVYGTLMRGFDHPMARLLAGHAEFLGEATCRGRLVLVKHYPGLLLSETPTDVVHGELFQLRVPDELLRELDMYEACGEGFPEPTEYLRQMIEVTRSDGTTEKAWTYVYNWPVTDLPRIESGRFLER; from the coding sequence ATGAGCTCGGATCGACTTTTCGTTTACGGCACCCTGATGCGCGGCTTCGACCACCCGATGGCGCGGCTGCTCGCCGGCCATGCGGAATTCCTCGGCGAAGCCACCTGCCGCGGCCGGCTCGTTCTGGTGAAGCACTATCCGGGATTGCTGCTCTCCGAGACGCCGACCGATGTCGTTCATGGCGAGCTGTTTCAGCTGCGTGTGCCGGACGAGCTCTTGCGCGAGCTCGACATGTACGAGGCCTGCGGCGAGGGCTTTCCGGAGCCGACCGAATATCTGCGGCAGATGATCGAGGTGACGCGCTCCGATGGCACCACCGAGAAGGCCTGGACCTACGTCTACAACTGGCCGGTCACCGATCTGCCGCGCATCGAATCCGGGCGCTTCCTGGAGCGTTGA
- a CDS encoding N-formylglutamate amidohydrolase: protein MALDIADATDQLLGEGDIPPVHEVNTAGTSPFLLTADHYGRVLPRALGDLGVADGDLVRHIAWDIGIAGVAERLAEMLDAHLIAQRYSRLVIDCNRPPGVASSIPVISEATAIPGNEDLSAAAKEMRRREIFDPYHRRIGAAIDARVKAGKPTVLVALHSFTPVYYGDPRPWHIGTLYHRDTVLPRLMLQHLRDESALVVGDNQPYAVSDITDYTIPVHGEARGLVNTGIEIRQDLIADESGQQQWAERLARILREVEATLRKQGMA from the coding sequence ATGGCTTTGGACATAGCCGACGCAACCGATCAATTGCTCGGCGAGGGCGACATTCCGCCCGTGCATGAGGTGAATACGGCAGGGACATCGCCGTTCCTGCTCACCGCGGACCATTACGGACGGGTGCTGCCGCGCGCGCTCGGCGATCTCGGCGTCGCGGACGGCGATCTCGTCAGGCACATCGCCTGGGACATCGGCATCGCCGGCGTCGCCGAGCGGCTCGCGGAAATGCTCGATGCGCATCTGATCGCGCAGCGCTATTCGCGCCTGGTGATCGACTGCAACCGCCCGCCCGGCGTCGCAAGCTCGATCCCCGTGATCTCCGAGGCGACCGCCATCCCCGGCAACGAGGATCTGTCAGCCGCGGCCAAGGAGATGCGCCGGCGCGAGATCTTCGATCCCTATCACCGCCGGATTGGCGCGGCGATCGATGCGCGCGTCAAGGCGGGCAAGCCGACGGTGCTGGTGGCGCTGCACAGCTTCACGCCGGTCTATTACGGCGATCCGCGGCCCTGGCACATCGGCACGCTCTACCACCGCGACACCGTGCTGCCGCGGCTGATGTTGCAGCATTTGCGGGACGAGAGCGCGCTCGTCGTCGGCGACAACCAGCCTTATGCGGTGAGCGACATCACCGACTACACCATCCCGGTCCACGGCGAGGCGCGCGGCCTCGTCAACACCGGCATCGAGATCCGCCAGGACCTGATCGCCGACGAGAGCGGCCAGCAGCAATGGGCCGAGCGGCTGGCGCGGATCCTGCGCGAGGTCGAGGCAACGCTGCGCAAGCAGGGAATGGCGTAA
- a CDS encoding chlorite dismutase family protein — translation MFRTFRGGQSGGWRVTSISPVTGEPLPFVPALSVTDSEAVSLPLVPSRNAWRLVGVASSLRYTERAEKQQLVAVQAGLGRLEATSAALIPIRKSQAWWELTQEERRKIFEDKSHHIASSLRFLPAIARQLYHCRDLGGPFDFLTWFEFAPAHASLFEELVAMLRRTEEWTYVEREVDVRVVKEVLSA, via the coding sequence ATGTTCAGGACCTTTCGAGGCGGCCAGAGCGGGGGCTGGCGGGTGACCTCGATTTCGCCTGTGACGGGCGAGCCCCTGCCCTTCGTGCCGGCGTTGTCGGTGACCGACAGCGAGGCCGTGTCATTGCCGCTGGTGCCCTCGCGCAATGCCTGGCGGCTGGTCGGCGTCGCGAGCAGCCTGCGCTACACGGAGCGGGCCGAGAAGCAGCAGCTCGTCGCCGTGCAGGCTGGCCTCGGCCGGCTGGAAGCAACCAGCGCGGCGCTGATCCCGATCCGCAAGTCGCAGGCCTGGTGGGAGCTGACCCAGGAAGAGCGCCGCAAGATCTTCGAGGACAAGTCGCACCACATTGCCAGCAGTCTTCGTTTCCTGCCCGCGATCGCGCGCCAGCTCTATCATTGCCGCGACCTCGGCGGCCCCTTCGATTTCCTGACCTGGTTCGAATTCGCCCCCGCGCACGCCTCGCTGTTCGAGGAGCTGGTGGCGATGCTGCGGCGGACCGAGGAGTGGACCTATGTCGAGCGCGAGGTCGACGTGCGCGTGGTCAAGGAAGTGCTGTCGGCTTGA
- a CDS encoding helix-turn-helix transcriptional regulator, with product MDDVFKALADASRRSLLDRLHARNGQTLNELCEGLAMTRQAVTKHLVILEEANLVTTIRQGREKLHYLNPVPIHQIGERWIKKFERSKLAALSELKRQLEKRDE from the coding sequence ATGGATGACGTCTTCAAAGCGCTCGCCGATGCGTCACGACGGTCGCTGCTCGACAGGCTTCACGCCAGGAACGGTCAGACATTGAACGAGCTTTGCGAAGGCCTCGCCATGACGCGGCAGGCCGTCACAAAACACCTTGTCATTCTCGAAGAGGCCAACCTGGTGACGACCATCAGGCAGGGCCGCGAGAAGCTGCATTACCTCAACCCGGTGCCGATCCATCAGATCGGCGAACGCTGGATCAAGAAGTTCGAGCGCAGCAAGCTCGCCGCGCTCAGCGAACTGAAACGCCAGTTGGAGAAACGCGATGAGTAA
- a CDS encoding LysE family translocator produces the protein MMSMQAYLAFVAACIALALLPGPIVTLVIANGLRHGTRAALINVAGAQAGLAIVIGIVAIGLTSLMATMGYWFDWVRFAGAAYLVWLGIKLIWAPVEGVDIDAPPPPPRGGFFLQGFLVLLSNPKVLVFFGAFIPQFMDMSQPHFPQVALLGATFMITAVMTDALYAIAAGRARKFFSARRTRMMSRISGGFMIGGGIWLALTRAK, from the coding sequence ATGATGTCCATGCAAGCCTACCTCGCCTTCGTCGCCGCCTGCATTGCGCTGGCGCTGCTGCCGGGGCCGATCGTCACCCTCGTCATCGCCAATGGCTTGCGCCATGGCACGCGTGCGGCCCTCATCAACGTGGCCGGCGCGCAGGCCGGGCTGGCCATCGTCATCGGCATCGTCGCAATCGGCCTGACCTCGCTGATGGCGACCATGGGCTATTGGTTCGACTGGGTGCGCTTTGCCGGCGCCGCATATCTCGTCTGGCTCGGCATCAAGCTGATCTGGGCGCCGGTCGAGGGCGTCGATATCGACGCGCCGCCACCGCCGCCGCGCGGCGGTTTTTTCCTGCAAGGCTTCCTGGTGCTGCTGTCGAACCCGAAGGTGCTGGTGTTCTTCGGCGCTTTCATCCCGCAGTTCATGGACATGAGTCAGCCGCATTTCCCGCAGGTCGCTCTGCTGGGCGCCACCTTCATGATCACCGCCGTGATGACCGATGCGCTCTATGCGATTGCCGCCGGGCGCGCGCGAAAATTCTTCTCGGCGCGGCGCACGCGGATGATGTCGCGCATCTCCGGCGGCTTCATGATCGGCGGCGGCATCTGGCTGGCGCTGACGCGAGCGAAGTGA